In Spinacia oleracea cultivar Varoflay chromosome 5, BTI_SOV_V1, whole genome shotgun sequence, a single window of DNA contains:
- the LOC110793794 gene encoding uncharacterized protein, whose protein sequence is MRGQKDYARRLGQVMLSGQSPMDPFPRIEICESDGGRVATPHDDPLVVEIKISNMRVKRILIDTGSSSDIMSMECLSCVINLPDRIGDRKDGRKMGVNFLIVKDLTAYNFILRRPTLNKIKAVVVTHLMLLKFVYDDGAIGTIHGDQHQARDCYLTTLNPSAWKKDLAEAKSKRKHEEELPAANESIPAKIEKSG, encoded by the exons atgagggGACAGAAAGACTATGCCCGCCGCCTagggcaagtgatgctgtcaGGACAGTCACCTATGGACCCATTCCCTCGGATAGAGATATGTGAGTCGGATGGTGGACGAGTAGCCACTCCGCATGATGATCCTCTGGTGGTCGAGATCAAAATCTCCAATATGAGAGTGAAGCGTATCCTGATAGACACtgggagctcgtccgacataatgagcATGGAGTGCCTCAGCt GCGTCATCAACTTGCCGGATCGGATCGGGGATCGAAAAGATGGACGGAAGATGGGAGTGAACTTCTTAATCGTCAAGGACTTGACAGCATACAATTTCATCTTGAGACGTCCCACCCTGAACAAGATTAAAGCggtagtcgtcacccatctcatgCTCCTGAAGTTTGTATATGATGATGGGGCGATAGGGACTATACATGGAGACCAACATCAGGCAAGAGACTGCTACCTCACaaccctcaacccgtcagcatggaagaaAGATTTGGCCGAAGCAAAAAGCAAGAGAAAGCATGAGGAGGAACTACCTGCCGCCAATGAGAGTATACCAGCCAAGATAGAAAAAAGTGGCTAA